In a genomic window of Halostella litorea:
- a CDS encoding HD domain-containing protein, whose protein sequence is MNAIKDSVHGHVDVDGVARDLLDTEAFQRLRNIKQLSTVRLVYPSANHTRFEHSLGVYHLAGRALDRLGVDGARAEAVRAAALLHDVGHGPYGHQTEAVIERRLGRHHDDVHDLLGSGELAAVLESHGLDTDAVADLVAGEGELGQLVSGELDVDRMDYLVRDAHHTGVPYGTIDHGRLLRSLALVDGDLALAEGNVPTAESVLVARALMNATVYRHHVSRIAGAMLERVCERLLDGTDLAAERFARMTDDELLAALRRHDGTADAAARLATRDLYKRAAWAEIDAVPDDVVGVDHGRVRELEREIAAAADAPERAVLLDSPGEPSMPESSTRVVVNGDVRRLHEQSALVQGLRSAQRTQWRLGVYAPEERAAEVGEAAVRVLGLDEDGASIDLSNGAPR, encoded by the coding sequence ATGAACGCGATCAAGGATTCCGTCCACGGCCACGTCGACGTGGACGGCGTCGCGCGGGACCTGCTGGACACCGAGGCGTTCCAGCGCCTGCGGAACATCAAGCAGCTGTCGACGGTCCGGCTCGTCTACCCCTCCGCGAACCACACGCGCTTCGAGCACAGCCTCGGCGTCTACCACCTCGCCGGCCGGGCCTTGGATCGGCTTGGCGTCGACGGCGCGCGGGCGGAGGCGGTCCGGGCCGCCGCCCTGCTGCACGACGTGGGCCACGGCCCGTACGGCCACCAGACGGAGGCGGTCATCGAGCGACGGCTCGGCCGCCACCACGACGACGTCCACGACCTGCTCGGCTCGGGCGAACTCGCCGCCGTCCTCGAATCGCACGGCCTCGACACGGACGCGGTCGCCGACCTCGTCGCCGGCGAGGGCGAACTCGGCCAGCTCGTCTCGGGCGAACTGGACGTCGACCGCATGGACTACCTCGTCCGGGACGCCCACCACACCGGCGTCCCCTACGGCACCATCGACCACGGCCGGCTGCTCCGGTCGCTAGCGCTTGTCGACGGCGACCTCGCGCTCGCGGAGGGGAACGTCCCGACCGCCGAGAGCGTGCTGGTCGCGCGGGCGCTGATGAACGCGACGGTGTACCGCCACCACGTCTCCCGGATCGCCGGCGCGATGCTGGAGCGGGTCTGCGAGCGCCTGCTCGACGGGACGGACCTCGCCGCCGAGCGGTTCGCGCGGATGACCGACGACGAACTGCTCGCGGCGCTCCGGCGACACGACGGGACCGCGGACGCGGCGGCCCGCCTCGCCACGCGCGACCTCTACAAGCGCGCCGCGTGGGCCGAGATCGATGCGGTGCCGGACGACGTCGTCGGCGTCGACCACGGCCGCGTCCGGGAACTGGAGCGGGAGATAGCGGCCGCCGCCGACGCCCCCGAACGGGCGGTCCTCCTCGACAGCCCCGGCGAGCCGAGCATGCCCGAGTCCTCGACGCGGGTCGTCGTCAACGGCGACGTGCGCCGCCTCCACGAGCAGTCCGCGCTGGTCCAGGGGCTGCGCAGCGCCCAGCGCACCCAGTGGCGACTCGGCGTGTACGCGCCGGAAGAGCGGGCCGCCGAGGTCGGCGAGGCGGCGGTGCGGGTGCTCGGACTCGACGAGGACGGCGCGTCCATCGACCTCTCGAACGGCGCGCCGCGGTGA
- the alaS gene encoding alanine--tRNA ligase translates to MSELEAEYRLEYFETNDFVRRECTECGAHFWTRDEDRTTCGEPPCEDYGFIDNAGFDEEYSLTEMREAFLSFFEEHGHERIDPYPVAANRWRDDVLLTQASIYDFQPLVTSGQTPPPANPLTISQPCIRMQDIDNVGKTGRHTMAFEMMAHHAFNTREEVDEDEYAYHGEVYWKDQTVEYCDDFFTSMGADPEEITYIEDPWVGGGNAGPAIEVIYRGAELATLVFMCMEQDPDGEYEMKDGNRYSYMDTYVVDTGYGLERWTWVSQGTPTVYEAVYPDMIEFLKDNAGIDLSEEEAELVHRASKLAGHMDIDEAEDMDAARDNIAEQLDVETADLEALMEPLEDIYAIADHCRTLAYMLGDEIVPSNVGTGYLARMVLRRTKRLCDTVGVDAPLDELVDMQAERLGYENRDTVRDIVRTEVEKYRETLERGSRRVESLAEEYSERDEPIPTDELIELYDSHGIQPDMVEEIAAEKGADVETPDDFYGLVAERHDTGGGAVEQAEADERFEDLPETEKLYYDDQQGTEFEAVVLDVFDREDGYDVVLDQTMFYPEGGGQPADAGTLASDEATVEVTDVQIEDGVVLHRTDDDPGKGEFVRGQIDAGRRRQLMRHHTATHVVIHAARRVLGDHVRQAGAQKGVDSSRIDVSHYDRISREEIKEIERVANGIVMENTSVTQEWPHRNEAEAEHGFDLYQGGIPPGTNIRLIHVAEDVQACGGTHVNRTGDIGAIKVLSTERVQDGVERLTFAAGEAAIEGTQATEDALYGAADVLDVSPQEVPDTAERFFSEWKERGKRIEELKEELAAARAGGSGGGEEVEVGDATAVVQRLDADMDELRATANALVDEGKIAVIGSGADGATFVVAVPDGAGVNAGDVVGELAGKVGGGGGGPPDFAQGGGPDVDALDDALEDAPDVLRQVRNA, encoded by the coding sequence ATGAGCGAACTCGAAGCGGAGTACCGTCTCGAGTATTTCGAGACGAACGACTTCGTCCGCCGGGAGTGTACGGAGTGTGGCGCGCACTTCTGGACGCGCGACGAGGACCGCACGACCTGCGGGGAACCCCCCTGCGAGGACTACGGGTTTATCGACAACGCGGGGTTCGACGAGGAGTACAGCCTGACGGAGATGCGCGAGGCGTTCCTCTCCTTCTTCGAGGAGCACGGGCACGAGCGGATCGACCCCTACCCCGTGGCGGCGAACCGCTGGCGCGACGACGTGTTGCTCACGCAGGCGTCGATCTACGACTTCCAGCCGCTTGTCACCAGCGGGCAGACGCCGCCGCCGGCGAACCCGCTGACCATCTCCCAGCCCTGCATCCGGATGCAGGACATCGACAACGTCGGGAAGACGGGCCGGCACACGATGGCGTTCGAGATGATGGCCCACCACGCGTTCAACACGCGCGAGGAGGTCGACGAGGACGAGTACGCCTACCACGGCGAGGTGTACTGGAAGGACCAGACCGTCGAGTACTGCGACGACTTCTTCACGTCGATGGGGGCCGACCCCGAGGAGATCACCTACATCGAGGACCCGTGGGTCGGCGGCGGCAACGCCGGGCCGGCGATCGAGGTCATCTACCGCGGCGCGGAGCTTGCCACCCTCGTCTTCATGTGCATGGAGCAGGACCCCGACGGCGAGTACGAGATGAAGGACGGGAACCGCTACTCGTACATGGACACCTACGTCGTCGACACCGGCTACGGGCTGGAGCGCTGGACGTGGGTGAGCCAGGGGACGCCGACCGTCTACGAGGCGGTGTACCCGGACATGATCGAGTTCCTCAAGGACAACGCCGGGATCGACCTCTCCGAGGAGGAGGCGGAACTGGTCCACCGCGCGTCGAAGCTCGCCGGCCACATGGACATCGACGAGGCCGAGGACATGGACGCGGCCCGCGACAACATCGCGGAACAGCTCGACGTCGAGACGGCCGATCTGGAGGCGCTGATGGAGCCCCTGGAGGACATCTACGCCATCGCCGACCACTGCCGGACGCTGGCGTACATGCTCGGCGACGAGATCGTTCCCTCGAACGTCGGGACGGGCTACCTCGCGCGGATGGTGCTGCGCCGCACGAAGCGGCTCTGTGACACCGTCGGCGTCGACGCGCCGCTGGACGAACTGGTCGACATGCAGGCCGAGCGCCTGGGCTACGAGAACCGCGACACGGTCCGCGACATCGTCCGCACGGAGGTCGAGAAGTACCGCGAGACGCTGGAGCGCGGCTCGCGCCGCGTCGAGAGCCTCGCCGAGGAGTACAGCGAGCGCGACGAGCCGATCCCGACCGACGAGCTGATCGAGCTGTACGACTCCCACGGCATCCAGCCCGACATGGTCGAGGAGATAGCCGCCGAGAAGGGCGCGGACGTGGAGACGCCCGACGACTTCTACGGGCTCGTCGCCGAGCGCCACGACACCGGCGGCGGCGCGGTCGAGCAGGCCGAGGCCGACGAGCGCTTCGAGGACCTGCCCGAGACGGAGAAGCTGTACTACGACGACCAGCAGGGAACGGAGTTCGAGGCGGTCGTGCTCGACGTGTTCGACCGCGAGGACGGCTACGACGTGGTGCTCGACCAGACGATGTTCTACCCCGAGGGCGGCGGCCAGCCGGCCGACGCCGGGACGCTCGCCTCCGACGAGGCGACCGTCGAGGTGACCGACGTCCAGATCGAGGACGGCGTCGTCCTCCACCGGACCGACGACGACCCCGGCAAGGGCGAGTTCGTCCGCGGGCAGATAGACGCCGGGCGGCGGCGACAGCTGATGCGCCACCACACTGCGACACACGTCGTCATCCACGCCGCCCGCCGGGTGCTTGGCGACCACGTCCGGCAGGCCGGCGCGCAGAAGGGCGTCGACTCCTCCCGGATCGACGTCAGCCACTACGACCGCATCTCCCGCGAGGAGATAAAGGAGATAGAGCGGGTCGCCAACGGCATCGTGATGGAGAACACGTCGGTCACCCAGGAGTGGCCCCACCGCAACGAGGCCGAGGCCGAACACGGCTTCGACCTCTACCAGGGCGGCATCCCGCCGGGGACGAACATCCGCCTCATCCACGTCGCGGAGGACGTCCAGGCCTGCGGCGGGACGCACGTGAACCGCACCGGCGACATCGGCGCGATCAAGGTGCTCTCGACCGAGCGCGTCCAGGACGGCGTCGAGCGGCTCACCTTCGCCGCGGGCGAGGCCGCCATCGAGGGCACGCAGGCGACCGAGGACGCGCTGTACGGCGCCGCCGACGTGCTCGACGTCTCGCCCCAGGAGGTGCCCGACACCGCCGAGCGGTTCTTCTCCGAGTGGAAGGAGCGGGGCAAGCGCATCGAGGAGCTGAAGGAGGAACTCGCCGCGGCCCGCGCGGGTGGCTCCGGCGGCGGCGAGGAGGTCGAGGTCGGCGACGCGACGGCCGTCGTCCAGCGCCTCGACGCCGACATGGACGAACTCCGCGCGACGGCGAACGCGCTCGTCGACGAGGGGAAGATCGCCGTGATCGGGAGCGGCGCGGACGGCGCGACGTTCGTCGTCGCGGTGCCGGACGGCGCGGGCGTCAACGCCGGCGACGTCGTCGGCGAACTCGCCGGGAAGGTCGGCGGCGGCGGGGGCGGCCCGCCGGACTTCGCGCAGGGCGGCGGCCCCGACGTCGACGCGCTCGACGACGCGCTGGAGGACGCGCCCGACGTGCTCCGGCAGGTGCGAAACGCCTGA
- a CDS encoding TspO/MBR family protein, translating into MRTRSADAPQPLGRDDLPGLLASVVLVNAVGAAPALLGGPGSDWFRALEKPWFYPPGAAFGVVWTLLFTLLGVALYLVWRRGTDDPAVRVALGLFALQFACNVVWTPAFFVLRDLGLALAVIVVLFVLAAATARAFARVDRRAGALLVPYLGWIAFAGALNYALLAMNG; encoded by the coding sequence ATGCGAACCCGCTCCGCCGACGCCCCGCAACCGCTCGGCAGGGACGACCTGCCCGGCCTCCTCGCGAGCGTCGTCCTCGTCAACGCGGTGGGGGCCGCGCCGGCGCTGCTCGGCGGCCCCGGGAGCGACTGGTTCCGGGCGCTGGAGAAGCCGTGGTTCTACCCGCCCGGGGCGGCGTTCGGGGTCGTCTGGACCCTCCTGTTCACGCTGCTCGGGGTGGCCCTGTATCTGGTCTGGCGGCGCGGGACCGACGACCCCGCCGTGCGGGTCGCGCTCGGCCTCTTCGCGCTCCAGTTCGCGTGCAACGTCGTCTGGACGCCCGCCTTCTTCGTCCTCCGGGACCTCGGGCTGGCGCTCGCGGTGATCGTCGTCCTGTTCGTCCTCGCGGCCGCGACGGCCCGCGCGTTCGCCCGGGTCGACCGCCGGGCCGGGGCGCTGCTCGTCCCGTATCTCGGCTGGATCGCCTTCGCCGGGGCGCTCAACTACGCGCTGCTGGCGATGAACGGCTGA
- a CDS encoding ATP-binding protein: MTEPPTVLFALADGDRRAEVAAATADRDDVRAEVVAPEDIPEAVDADCLVVDADCTDDCRHRNRSVPVVVWSVRPPSAVPTTEVAGYVRAGRDGRSLGPVIDEVTWVRRRETSRTKIEQLHASAADIVGARTEAELFQRAVEAAERVLEFDICGIDVVEDGWFVPQSVSDGMSESGYERIPADEGIAGRTYERGESILIDDLREDPDAAAAAETYRSILSVPIGDDALFQAAAREVGAFDARDRELAEMLLAHVEETLSRIRAEAARRDHEAELVAERDRFAALFENVPDAVVGYEFEGDTPVVRDVNSQFEDTFGYDAAEVVGEVIDEYIVPPEREREAENLNQALLAGERLRTTTRRQTADGVRDFLLHVVPLRIGERSVQGYSIYTDITEQKRHERELERKNERLDEFTSIVSHDLRNPLNVADGYLELARETGDPEHFDRVEGAHERMSRMIDELLSLARQGEIVGDTRPVELRTAATEAWNDVEADDCGLVVDTDRVVDADPDRLRDLLANLFRNSAEHGAAAADDASPVADAVNGSAADSPDVFDPDATAEPAAAGAFTRGPGDDRITVRVGGTESGFYVADDGPGIPPEERESVFESGYTTRKNGTGYGLAIVEQVAEAHGWTVALTESAEGGARFEFET, encoded by the coding sequence ATGACCGAGCCGCCGACCGTGCTGTTCGCACTCGCAGACGGAGACCGCCGCGCGGAGGTAGCGGCGGCCACGGCGGACCGCGACGACGTACGGGCTGAGGTCGTCGCGCCCGAGGACATCCCCGAGGCGGTCGACGCCGACTGCCTCGTCGTCGACGCCGACTGCACCGACGACTGCCGCCACCGGAACCGCTCGGTCCCGGTCGTCGTCTGGAGCGTGCGGCCCCCGTCGGCGGTCCCGACGACCGAGGTCGCCGGCTACGTCCGCGCGGGCCGCGACGGCCGGTCCCTCGGCCCCGTAATCGACGAGGTCACGTGGGTGCGCCGGCGGGAGACGTCGCGGACGAAGATCGAACAGCTCCACGCCAGCGCGGCGGACATCGTCGGCGCCCGGACCGAGGCGGAACTGTTCCAGCGCGCCGTCGAGGCCGCCGAACGCGTCCTCGAGTTCGACATCTGCGGCATCGACGTCGTCGAGGACGGCTGGTTCGTCCCGCAGTCCGTCTCGGATGGGATGTCCGAGTCGGGCTACGAGCGCATCCCGGCCGACGAGGGGATCGCCGGGCGCACCTACGAGCGCGGGGAGTCGATCCTGATAGACGACCTCCGGGAGGACCCCGACGCGGCGGCCGCCGCCGAGACGTACCGCTCGATCCTCTCGGTGCCGATCGGCGACGACGCGCTGTTCCAGGCGGCCGCCCGCGAGGTCGGCGCGTTCGACGCCCGGGACCGCGAACTGGCGGAGATGCTCCTCGCACACGTCGAGGAGACGCTGTCGCGCATCCGGGCGGAGGCGGCCCGCCGCGACCACGAGGCCGAACTGGTCGCCGAGCGCGACCGCTTTGCCGCCCTGTTCGAGAACGTCCCCGACGCCGTCGTCGGCTACGAGTTCGAGGGCGACACGCCGGTCGTCCGCGACGTGAACTCACAGTTCGAGGATACGTTCGGCTACGACGCGGCCGAGGTCGTCGGCGAGGTCATCGACGAGTACATCGTCCCGCCCGAGCGCGAGCGGGAGGCCGAGAACCTCAACCAGGCGCTGCTGGCCGGCGAGCGCCTGCGGACGACCACCCGCCGCCAGACCGCCGACGGGGTGCGCGACTTCCTGCTCCACGTTGTCCCGCTGCGGATCGGCGAGCGGAGCGTGCAGGGGTACTCCATCTACACGGACATCACCGAGCAGAAGCGCCACGAGCGCGAGCTAGAGCGGAAAAACGAGCGGCTGGACGAGTTCACGAGCATCGTCAGCCACGACCTCCGGAACCCGCTCAACGTCGCCGACGGCTACCTCGAACTCGCCCGGGAAACCGGCGACCCCGAGCACTTCGACCGGGTCGAGGGGGCACACGAGCGGATGAGCCGGATGATCGACGAACTGCTCTCGCTGGCCCGGCAGGGCGAGATCGTCGGCGACACCCGGCCCGTCGAACTCCGGACCGCGGCGACCGAGGCCTGGAACGACGTCGAGGCCGACGACTGCGGGCTGGTGGTCGACACCGACCGCGTCGTCGACGCCGACCCCGACCGCCTGCGCGACCTGCTGGCGAACCTCTTCCGGAACTCGGCGGAGCACGGGGCCGCCGCCGCGGACGACGCCTCCCCGGTCGCCGACGCGGTCAACGGCTCCGCCGCCGATTCCCCGGACGTGTTCGACCCCGACGCGACCGCCGAACCGGCGGCCGCCGGCGCGTTCACCCGGGGGCCGGGCGACGACCGCATTACCGTCCGCGTCGGCGGGACGGAAAGCGGGTTCTACGTCGCCGACGACGGCCCGGGGATCCCCCCCGAGGAGCGCGAGTCGGTGTTCGAGTCCGGGTACACGACGCGGAAGAACGGGACCGGCTACGGGCTCGCGATCGTCGAACAGGTCGCGGAGGCCCACGGCTGGACGGTCGCCCTGACGGAGTCTGCGGAGGGCGGGGCGCGGTTCGAGTTCGAGACGTAG
- a CDS encoding replication factor C small subunit, which translates to MSTADAESDPAGGRSEIWIEKYRPTTLDEVVGQEEITDRLQSYIERDDLPNLMFSGEAGIGKTTSAIAIARAVYGDDWQENFLELNASDERGIDVVRGRIKDFARASFGDYDYRIIFLDEADSLTSDAQSALRRTMEQFSGNTRFILSCNYSSQIIDPIQSRCAVFRFSPLSDEAVESEVRRIADAEGIEVTQDGVDAIAYAADGDMRKAINALQAAAVMGETVDEDAVFTITSTARPEEVKEMVTKALDGDFVAARSTLDELLTEKGIAGGDVIDQLHRSVWEFDLDDEAAVRVMDRVGEADYRITEGANERVQLEALLASLALEG; encoded by the coding sequence ATGAGCACGGCGGACGCCGAGAGCGACCCCGCGGGGGGGCGATCGGAGATCTGGATCGAGAAGTACCGCCCGACAACGCTGGACGAGGTCGTCGGCCAGGAGGAGATCACCGACCGGCTGCAGAGCTACATCGAGCGCGACGACCTGCCGAACCTGATGTTCTCCGGCGAGGCCGGCATCGGGAAGACCACCTCCGCGATCGCCATCGCCCGGGCCGTCTACGGCGACGACTGGCAGGAGAACTTCCTCGAACTGAACGCCTCCGACGAGCGCGGCATCGACGTGGTTCGGGGCCGCATCAAGGACTTCGCGCGGGCGAGTTTCGGCGACTACGACTACCGGATCATCTTCCTCGACGAGGCGGACTCGCTGACCAGCGACGCCCAGTCCGCGCTCCGCCGGACGATGGAGCAGTTCTCGGGCAACACGCGCTTCATCCTCTCGTGTAACTACTCCAGCCAGATCATCGACCCGATCCAGTCCCGGTGTGCCGTCTTCCGGTTCTCGCCGCTGTCGGACGAGGCGGTCGAGTCGGAGGTCCGCCGCATCGCCGACGCCGAGGGGATCGAGGTGACCCAGGACGGCGTCGACGCCATCGCCTACGCCGCCGACGGCGACATGCGCAAGGCGATCAACGCGCTCCAGGCCGCCGCCGTGATGGGCGAGACGGTCGACGAGGACGCCGTGTTCACCATCACCAGCACCGCCCGCCCGGAGGAGGTCAAGGAGATGGTGACGAAGGCGCTGGACGGCGACTTCGTCGCCGCGCGCTCGACGCTGGACGAACTGCTGACCGAGAAGGGGATCGCCGGCGGCGACGTCATCGACCAGCTCCACCGCTCGGTCTGGGAGTTCGACCTGGACGACGAGGCCGCCGTCCGCGTGATGGACCGCGTCGGCGAGGCCGACTACCGGATCACCGAGGGCGCGAACGAGCGCGTCCAGCTTGAGGCGCTGCTGGCGTCGCTGGCGCTCGAAGGCTGA
- a CDS encoding bactofilin family protein codes for MSTDRRSHLLALTLAVLAVVAMVPGVAAAQENRTGDTVVVEAGETIDDDLSASAGNVIIRGTVTGDLRAFAGNVIVAGEVQGDVEAFSGNVRITGDVGGDVTAVGGNVFVGESGSVGGTLEAAAGTVTIAGSVGDARLAAGTITVASTGTVEGDLRYDGNLTVADGATVAGETIRDGSLDVGPQFPELPWLGTLFGFLMNLLLGALLLLALPTFSARVGEYGVDNTLRAGGIGLLAVVAAPIVFVLFLITIIGIPIAFAWLFAFLLLAWIGSVYGAFVVGVALLALTDMSSRWLALVVGLVVVALVTQVPLLGGLFGLLVFLIGLGALLGVLTGGYRRRRRDRRTGDTTPEPDADGGSGTA; via the coding sequence ATGTCCACGGACCGCCGCTCGCACCTGCTCGCACTGACGCTCGCCGTCCTCGCCGTCGTCGCCATGGTGCCGGGCGTCGCCGCCGCCCAGGAGAACCGCACGGGCGACACCGTCGTCGTCGAGGCCGGCGAGACGATAGACGACGACCTCTCGGCGAGCGCCGGCAACGTGATCATCAGGGGGACCGTCACCGGGGACCTCCGGGCGTTCGCGGGCAACGTGATCGTCGCCGGCGAGGTGCAGGGCGACGTGGAGGCGTTCTCGGGGAACGTCCGGATCACCGGCGACGTCGGCGGCGACGTGACGGCCGTCGGCGGCAACGTCTTCGTCGGCGAGAGCGGCTCCGTCGGCGGCACGCTGGAGGCGGCCGCCGGCACCGTCACGATCGCCGGCTCCGTCGGCGACGCGCGCCTGGCGGCCGGGACGATCACCGTCGCCTCGACGGGCACGGTCGAGGGCGACCTGCGCTACGACGGCAACCTCACCGTCGCCGACGGGGCGACGGTCGCCGGCGAGACGATCCGGGACGGGTCGCTCGACGTGGGGCCGCAGTTCCCCGAACTGCCGTGGCTCGGGACGCTGTTCGGGTTCCTGATGAACCTCCTGCTCGGCGCGCTGCTGTTGCTCGCGCTCCCGACGTTCTCCGCCCGGGTCGGCGAGTACGGCGTCGACAACACGCTCCGAGCGGGGGGAATCGGGCTGCTCGCCGTGGTCGCCGCGCCGATCGTGTTCGTCCTCTTCCTGATCACGATCATCGGCATCCCGATCGCCTTCGCCTGGCTGTTCGCCTTCCTCCTGCTGGCGTGGATCGGGAGCGTGTACGGGGCCTTCGTCGTCGGCGTCGCCCTCCTCGCGCTCACCGACATGAGCAGCCGCTGGCTGGCGCTCGTGGTCGGTCTGGTCGTCGTCGCGCTCGTCACGCAGGTACCGCTGCTCGGCGGGCTGTTCGGCCTGCTCGTGTTCCTGATCGGCCTCGGCGCGCTGCTGGGCGTGCTGACCGGCGGCTACCGCCGGCGGCGGCGCGACCGCCGGACCGGGGACACAACGCCGGAACCGGACGCCGACGGCGGGAGCGGGACCGCGTAA
- a CDS encoding ABC transporter substrate-binding protein: MTKQTRSRREYLALIGSASAVGVAGCSSSDDDGSAFDTDASTAGDTDTAATTDRAATGTDGETSTERESETTEESPADGEAVTVAHLAPTSGGIAELGQRQRRGADLAVEWVNQRDAYDFELELVGGNTEAVPDTAAAEMGRVVAEEDARFVTGGLTVPVAGVLAERAVENAVVYLSSGRGPQLFGSACNEWTFWCETTAAQLAASMGRHVATELGSDVWFHYGDFAYGRRVYEWTSEAMASAADGFTEVGQTRSGPADSDFRSVIDRIRSSDAEAVVLGLSQPTLVNFLNQAADLGLTEETAVVSPNGASRAVRNGAGDSAVGTYGGVRYLPSLATGDNRAFVDAYRTRYGGRPDTQARLGFDSVRFVANGIRAAGSTDREAVSDALEGGTFTTALGDVTFREGDRLATNPAWIGEVTAGSGTPGVERLAQVSDGRSLPPATDLDCR; this comes from the coding sequence ATGACGAAGCAGACCCGCTCCCGACGGGAGTACCTCGCGCTGATCGGGTCGGCCAGCGCCGTCGGCGTCGCCGGCTGTTCGTCGTCCGACGACGACGGCTCGGCGTTCGACACCGACGCGAGCACGGCCGGCGACACCGATACGGCCGCCACCACGGACCGGGCCGCCACCGGCACCGACGGGGAGACGAGCACCGAACGCGAGAGCGAGACGACGGAGGAGTCCCCCGCCGACGGCGAGGCCGTCACGGTGGCGCACCTGGCCCCGACGAGCGGCGGGATCGCCGAACTCGGGCAGCGACAGCGGCGGGGCGCGGATCTCGCCGTCGAGTGGGTCAACCAGCGGGACGCCTACGACTTCGAGCTGGAACTGGTCGGGGGCAACACGGAGGCCGTCCCCGACACGGCGGCGGCGGAGATGGGACGCGTCGTCGCGGAGGAGGACGCCCGGTTCGTCACCGGCGGGCTGACCGTCCCGGTGGCGGGGGTGCTCGCCGAGCGGGCGGTCGAGAACGCGGTCGTCTACCTCTCGTCGGGACGGGGCCCCCAGCTTTTCGGCTCCGCGTGCAACGAGTGGACCTTCTGGTGTGAGACCACCGCCGCGCAGCTGGCTGCGTCGATGGGGCGACACGTCGCGACCGAACTGGGGTCGGACGTCTGGTTCCACTACGGCGACTTCGCCTACGGCCGGCGGGTGTACGAGTGGACCAGCGAGGCGATGGCGAGCGCGGCCGACGGCTTCACCGAGGTCGGACAGACGCGGTCGGGGCCGGCCGACTCCGACTTCCGGTCCGTCATCGACCGGATCCGCTCGTCCGACGCCGAGGCCGTCGTGCTGGGGCTGTCCCAGCCGACCCTCGTCAACTTCCTCAACCAGGCCGCCGACCTCGGCCTGACCGAGGAGACGGCGGTCGTCAGCCCCAACGGCGCGTCCCGGGCGGTGCGCAACGGTGCCGGAGACAGCGCCGTCGGGACGTACGGCGGCGTCCGCTACCTCCCGTCGCTCGCCACCGGCGACAACCGGGCGTTCGTCGACGCGTACCGCACGCGGTACGGCGGCCGCCCCGACACCCAGGCCCGCCTGGGGTTCGACTCGGTCCGGTTCGTCGCGAACGGGATCCGGGCGGCCGGCAGCACGGATCGGGAGGCCGTCAGCGACGCCCTCGAAGGCGGCACGTTCACCACCGCCCTCGGCGACGTGACGTTCCGGGAAGGCGACCGGCTGGCGACCAACCCGGCGTGGATCGGCGAGGTGACGGCCGGCTCCGGCACCCCCGGCGTCGAACGCCTGGCGCAGGTGTCCGACGGCCGGTCGCTGCCACCGGCCACCGACCTCGACTGTCGCTGA
- the samp2 gene encoding ubiquitin-like small modifier protein SAMP2, translated as MNVTVEVAGEGTREVSVEDPTYADLLAAVDLSPHEATAMVDGRPVPEDQPVEAERVTVVRLIKGG; from the coding sequence ATGAACGTCACCGTCGAGGTCGCCGGCGAGGGGACGCGGGAGGTGTCCGTCGAGGACCCGACGTACGCCGACCTGCTCGCCGCGGTCGACCTCTCGCCCCACGAGGCGACGGCGATGGTCGACGGCCGGCCGGTGCCGGAGGACCAGCCGGTCGAGGCCGAGCGCGTCACCGTGGTCAGGCTGATAAAGGGCGGATGA
- a CDS encoding GNAT family N-acetyltransferase — protein MSGGSDAGPPDGVAVREARPDERVAVRRVIDAAMLEPGDVAGAIDRGDALVAVADGRVVGALVLEPRTEGAHVAAVAVTRSRRGQGIGTALVEVAGERAARLTAAFDPSVRPFYESLGFAVEPAGDGRLRGVR, from the coding sequence ATGAGCGGCGGGAGCGACGCGGGGCCGCCGGACGGCGTCGCCGTCCGCGAGGCCCGCCCCGACGAGCGCGTCGCCGTCAGGCGCGTGATCGATGCCGCGATGCTCGAACCCGGCGACGTGGCGGGCGCGATCGACCGCGGGGACGCGCTCGTCGCCGTCGCGGACGGCCGGGTCGTCGGCGCGCTCGTCCTCGAACCGCGGACGGAGGGCGCACACGTCGCCGCGGTCGCCGTGACGCGCTCCCGCCGCGGGCAGGGGATCGGGACCGCGCTGGTCGAGGTGGCCGGCGAGCGCGCCGCCCGGCTCACCGCCGCGTTCGACCCGTCCGTGCGGCCGTTCTACGAGTCGCTCGGCTTCGCCGTCGAGCCGGCCGGTGACGGACGGTTGCGTGGCGTTCGATAG